A single window of Nyctibius grandis isolate bNycGra1 chromosome Z, bNycGra1.pri, whole genome shotgun sequence DNA harbors:
- the RFK gene encoding riboflavin kinase has product MSHLISPLFLVAPRARWWGALRAGAGGSAGCRAGSCRRLSPASRARPNGHRPPPAAMRHLPYFCRGQVVKGFGRGSKELGIPTANFSEQVVESFPSDISTGIYYGWACVGNGDVHKMVLSIGWNPFYKNIKKSVETHIIHTFKEDFYGEILSIVIIGYIRPEKNFDSLEALISAIQEDIEEAKRQLDLPEHLKLKEDNFFHLPEGKIVNNH; this is encoded by the exons tctcccctctttttgGTAGCGCCCAGAGCAAGGTGGTGGGGAGCGCTGCGCGCGGGCGCAGGCGGTTCCGCGGGGTGCcgggctgggagctgcaggcGGCTCTCGCCGGCGTCGCGTGCCCGCCCGAACGGCCACCGTCCCCCGCCGGCCGCCATGAGGCACCTGCCCTACTTTTGCCGCGGGCAGGTGGTGAAGGGCTTCGGCAGAGGCTCCAAAGAGCTGGGCATCCCCACCG CTAACTTTTCTGAGCAAGTAGTTGAAAGCTTTCCATCTGATATCTCTACTGGTATATACTATGGATGGGCCTGTGTTGGAAATGGAGATGTGCATAAAATGGTTTTGAGCATAGGATGGAATCCTTTCTATAAGAATATTAAGAAATCAGTG GAAACACACATTATCCACACCTTCAAAGAAGACTTTTATGGAGAAATTCTTAGTATAGTCATAATTGGATATATTCGACCAGAAAAAAACTTTGATTCCTTAG AGGCACTCATTTCAGCAATTCAAGAAGACATTGAAGAAGCAAAAAGACAGCTAGATTTACCAGAACATCTTAAACTCAAAGAAGATAACTTCTTTCATCTGCCAGAAGGCAAAATTGTGAACAACCACTGA